One Conger conger chromosome 7, fConCon1.1, whole genome shotgun sequence genomic window, TGCACTGATCAGTTTCATACATGAGACCACAATAAGACCAACCTGTACTATTATTGTGAAGATTTAAAAAAGCCCATAAGCACTATTGGTTGTAGTTGGTACACAGGACAGTTTCACAACTGACCAGTTATCACAGTAGGATTTATCAATGTGTGCTCCACACAATTGTAACCTGCTTGTTAACAGAACTGCAGGGGTCACAGTAATAAAGGTAAACAACCATGAAGACAAAATTAATCTGCCAGTAGTTTGTGGTGTCATTATGGTGTGGTAATTCAATGGTTTGCATATTGCAACAAACCTGTCATAACCCATTATCACTAAAGTTGCAAAATCACACATTAGGGAACTATAGACTACAAATATTTGTAGCATACAACCATTGTATGAGATGCGATGAGTGTCATATAGTAAATCAGACAGGAATTTAGGTTAGAAACCAGCTGATCCATACAGTCCATTAAAACACAGGTTACACAGGAAGATGTACATGGGCTCATGGAGGGCTGCTCTGGGGCTGCAAGAGTCAAATGCGACTAGAGAGTAAATATACAAACCACATACACAAAGAGATCATACGGTGTACAATACATTATCTCTTTCTTGTATGCAGGGAATCTTTCATTTTAGGTTTCTTACATTTTCTAAAAACTCTGTTACGTATCTCAGTCAGTTTCAGCCCGTATATAATCGGATTTAAAAGAGGGGGGATTAttagaaactgcagttccatgAAGTCACGTAAAGTCTGTGGGAAATCCCTTGATCCATATCGACTGAACATTGTGTCAAAAAGAATTGCTGTTGTAAAGTTTATTAATGACAGTAAATGTGGTGAGCAGGTCTTCATAAATATGGTCTTGCTTTCCTTTGATTTTATACATGCACTGATCAGTTTCATATACGAGACCACAATAAAACCAACCTGTACTATTATTGTGAAGATTAAAAAAAGCCCATAAGCACTATTGGTTGTAGTTGGTACACAGGACAGTTTCACAACTGACCAGTTATCACAGTAGTATTTATCAATGTTTGCTCCACACAATTGCAGCCTGCTTGTTAACAGAACTGCAGGGGTCACAGTAATAAAGGTAAACAACCATGAAGACAAAATTAATCTGCCAGTAGTTTGTGGTGTCATTATGGTGTGGTAATTCAATGGTTTGCATATTGCAACAAACCTGTCATAACCCATTATCACTAAAGTTGCAAAATCACACATTAGGGAACTATAGACTACAAATATTTGTAGCATACAACCATTGTATGAGATGAGATGAGTGTCATACAGTAAATCAGACAGGAATTTAGGGTAGAAACCAGCTGATCCATACAGTCCATTAAAACACAGGTTACACAGGAAGATGTACATGGGCTCATGGAGTGCTCTCTCTAGAATAATTGTCACAATCAGAGTCacgttaaataaaataattaaaatataaacaaataaaataaaaataaagtatgtATATTTGTTGGCTTTTGAATCCTTAAAGCTAGAAAGTATGATCATCATACTGAAAGATATGTTGtccatatgatgaatatgaccTGAGGGgaaaagcagtttttttaatgaaacattttaatcagcATATTCTTTAATTAAAACTTGAATAAAATAACCTGTTTACCACATTGTATTTCCGTATTAACAGACATATGCAGAATATGACAGAAGCACATGATTTCAGAATTCACAATAATAAACTTGTGGTTGTCTGACCTATATTGAAAATGTGTAATACTGTCTAATACTGATAATTTCTCAACCAgtattatgtacagtacatgtaaaacttccaaatgtatttacatattaACAGACACGATATTTGCAGACAGAAGCACATCATTTCAGAATTCTCACAATGATAAACTTGTGATTGTCTGACCTACATTGAAAATGGTCAATCTTAGCGTAATACTTTCGAATACTAATAAATATCATCCAGTATTATACAACTTCCAAATGAACCACATGACTTGAAATAACTGGGACTGAAATTTTGGAGTGGGAAGTAATTTGAGTGTGTTACCAGTTAGTAATTAGATTCCCATCATTTTGGATAGTAATGTGAGCCATTAGAGGATGTAGGCTCTAGTAGACTCACCTTTGGATGTGCCGCATCTTATTGAAAGGGGAACTTTAAGGACCAGTATTCATTAAATACAGGTTCATGTATATTAGGGGCCCATACAAATTTCAGTTGTTGAATAATCCAAGAGTACAATTATGCAGTTTCCCTGCTTCATTTtactttcaaaatatttttcaaagtaTCATTCTGGTCAATTATGAATAGCGCAGCATGTAGAATGTTTGTACGAACAATCTGAAGTGGTCATGAATTGTTCATTCTTACCAGTTTTCCTATAGAGAGATGGAGGTGTTCCAGGTTTTGTCTTGAACTCCCAAAGTCCAAAGCCAACTGCTGGACTGAACTGCAGAgtaggagtttttttttttaatctcttttCTGCATGACGTAATATGGAATGTCTCATTGTGTGTCCTATGATAATATGAACACTGGGAATTAATTCATATCTTTACTCAACACATTTTCCAGAGATTTCTTGGttataaatattttgttaatgCTTTTTCCTAGTTGCCAACAAACAATGCCAAGAGCCCATGTTCCTGTTTTGTCTATTCTCCAGACATTATACAAACTCACAGGATTTAGATGAAGCTTCACatacagtttattaggtatacctgtacacaagCAACGGTtagaatccgaccgtctgacaatgtctttccctctctctcgcccccattcttcctgtctctatatactctATATACTACTTTCTATAtactctatatactgtccaaagctgaaaaaggcctaaaaaatatctttaaaaaaaaattaatatattttttaattcttttgtgggtgtgttagtgtaaaaaacacatttgacatttccaaatattcattttccaaaagatttaattttacagagacatttttgtatttaattttaaaaagcattaccggaagcaattgactactttttacataaaaacttgaacaaggctgtctgagatcagaagcaagtagccaaccaaagtctgcagaagaactgtggcaagttctccaacatgcttggaacaacctccctgctgattgtcttatagaactgcaggacagcgttcgCTATCTctgagaagtgatgcagttttaacgctgaagggtggtcgcaaaaatattgatttaattcagtttttaactattctgccaaattactaaaatgtaatgtaaaatgtaaagtacgtttatttaggacctttcattcgcacgggccgccaaataacgtagggattttactctctacgcaggggtgcaggttgtgcacaaaaagggatttgaaaatttgatcttcatctaagcctggtccgtttctgccctggaaaaacgcATGTTTATGttgttggtaaaagtcttttggacGTTCTGtgcggctatgtttaacctccacagatttgatcatggctgtggcctgatcaaaacgtggcaggtactcagctatcaacgcttcacaaaccttagGATAGCTAGAACGAACCtttggtggaagttgttccataaatgtatggatatCTCTGGTAGAGTCTTACCTTTTCTTGAttggttgccctgggcagatccgagagacagtaggcaacgtctctcaagtaactctgaatgttaaattcggagtccttggggtcaaatgtgccaaagctcgtctttctcacgcagagctccaaataaTGAaagggaattcgttatgaagtcacaagacatgaaatttgagccaaagctagtctccCTCACACTGGGCGCCAAataatgtagggtcctcgcacgggctgccaaataatgtagggattttactctctacgaaaccggggcgccaattgatgttatgtagctgtataactgcaaaaagtaatcagtctcataaaattactgttatcagaaatattttgtgccttgaacaaaggaaagtaaaagtgggtgtgttagttattgttagctgtgagaagactacttgcgtagtttactctatatatgcgcaaaagacggcaaatcaattcacgtacacacacatatatatatatatatatatatatatatatatagctaacaaaataaattccaatgataagacggcaaatatggaaacacagattcacaaaaacagttaagactaaactaaacactggctatgcctgaatgtttgttcttactcagtccatacgcattggatccaaaagacgtgctgtccttataggagctgCGATGATGCAgtgaatgatgtcctggagaggtgcgcaaagctggggtgttagcatcttagccgcgcgttgttgtctggtccgctcggttgctagaaggatgttcgctggtcctttttccgggtggaaaagtttgttgctgttgttcgttggtgagctttgcaggagtaaactgatgtagcgttccgcgtacaccagttccCCTCGCTATatgccacgaagttaccgcaaggtaactaggtgtgtccgtaggcctggtagtgcgctgtgcagcattcagcctctgcccgagtctcggagcagatgagctgaagcgaatggccaaaaagggtgcgtcgaagaaggGAATGAatagaaggagaagaagaaggatcccgagaacatgtcttgctctcatacgggaaagtttattgatcccaccattacgggattggctgaaccgagctagacgtcatgcggggtggacgtcgtggaattgtcctgtgggattgtgggaaatgtggatcctacacattgaattatttttgaaagaatcttatctgtacagaatgttatacaggtgcctaagactattgcac contains:
- the LOC133133312 gene encoding olfactory receptor 52E4-like, translating into MDNISFSMMIILSSFKDSKANKYTYFIFILFVYILIILFNVTLIVTIILERALHEPMYIFLCNLCFNGLYGSAGFYPKFLSDLLYDTHLISYNGCMLQIFVVYSSLMCDFATLVIMGYDRFVAICKPLNYHTIMTPQTTGRLILSSWLFTFITVTPAVLLTSRLQLCGANIDKYYCDNWSVVKLSCVPTTTNSAYGLFLIFTIIVQVGFIVVSYMKLISACIKSKESKTIFMKTCSPHLLSLINFTTAILFDTMFSRYGSRDFPQTLRDFMELQFLIIPPLLNPIIYGLKLTEIRNRVFRKCKKPKMKDSLHTRKR